A stretch of the Janthinobacterium sp. B9-8 genome encodes the following:
- the xseA gene encoding exodeoxyribonuclease VII large subunit yields MNLSSTNSVILTVSELNRRAKTLLESSFPLLWVAGEISNFKRYDSGHCYFSIKDTNAQVRCVMFRNRAALLDFQPREGMQVEARALVSLYEARGDFQLTIEALRPAGLGALFAAYEKLKQKLENEGLFASERKRALPVFPRAVGIVTSPAAAALSDVIAALQRRMPSLPIILYPTPVQGLDAAPQIASAIHKASERKEVDVLIVCRGGGSLEDLWAFNEEIVARAIASCTMPVVSGVGHETDFSIADFVADIRAATPTAAAELVSPNRSEWLARLERQQGRMHRAIERQIQSKMQQLDGVSRHLQHPGERLHRQKTHLQELSRRLQLAPARTLEKNHYRLKQLSLNLSHLKPHPARQQERLQHLSRQLLQAMPRQLKQQRQKLAMLAARLEPWNPQSVLARGYTLVTRPDGQLVRHGAQLKHDELLLLQFADSTADVRVIKNLGEQGKLGI; encoded by the coding sequence ATGAATTTGTCAAGTACAAACAGCGTCATTTTAACCGTCTCGGAACTCAACCGCCGCGCCAAAACTTTACTGGAAAGTAGTTTTCCTTTGTTGTGGGTAGCCGGTGAGATTTCAAATTTTAAACGTTACGATTCAGGACACTGCTACTTCAGCATAAAAGATACAAATGCTCAAGTAAGGTGCGTGATGTTTAGAAATCGCGCTGCTTTGCTTGATTTTCAGCCCAGAGAAGGGATGCAAGTCGAGGCACGTGCGCTGGTCTCTTTATACGAAGCCCGCGGTGATTTCCAGCTGACCATTGAAGCTTTACGCCCGGCCGGTTTAGGCGCTCTGTTTGCCGCTTATGAAAAATTAAAACAAAAACTGGAAAACGAAGGTTTGTTTGCCTCTGAGCGCAAAAGAGCCTTGCCCGTTTTTCCACGTGCAGTAGGCATTGTCACCTCCCCCGCAGCGGCCGCGCTTTCTGATGTGATTGCTGCACTGCAACGCCGCATGCCCAGTCTGCCAATTATCCTTTACCCCACACCAGTACAGGGGCTGGATGCTGCACCGCAAATTGCCAGTGCTATTCATAAAGCAAGTGAACGCAAAGAAGTAGATGTATTAATTGTGTGCCGGGGCGGTGGCAGCTTAGAAGACTTATGGGCCTTTAATGAGGAAATCGTTGCACGCGCTATTGCCAGCTGCACCATGCCAGTTGTAAGCGGTGTTGGGCACGAAACTGACTTCAGCATCGCTGATTTTGTCGCGGATATACGAGCGGCCACCCCCACAGCAGCAGCAGAATTAGTGAGCCCAAACCGCAGCGAATGGCTGGCAAGACTGGAGCGCCAGCAGGGCCGTATGCACCGCGCTATAGAGCGCCAAATCCAAAGCAAAATGCAGCAATTGGATGGCGTATCAAGACATTTGCAGCATCCGGGCGAGCGTTTACACCGGCAAAAAACACATCTGCAAGAATTAAGCCGCCGCCTGCAACTTGCCCCCGCCCGAACACTGGAAAAAAATCATTACCGCCTCAAACAGCTTTCGCTTAACTTAAGCCACTTAAAGCCTCATCCCGCCCGCCAGCAAGAGCGCCTACAGCATTTATCCCGCCAGCTTTTGCAAGCCATGCCACGCCAGCTAAAACAGCAGCGACAAAAGCTAGCCATGCTCGCTGCACGCCTGGAGCCATGGAACCCGCAATCCGTATTGGCCCGTGGCTACACTCTGGTCACCCGGCCAGACGGGCAGCTTGTGCGCCATGGTGCTCAACTTAAGCATGACGAGCTGCTATTACTGCAATTTGCCGATAGCACTGCGGATGTGCGGGTCATTAAAAACTTAGGGGAGCAGGGAAAGCTGGGAATATAG
- a CDS encoding PilT/PilU family type 4a pilus ATPase: MAPEQASKTINDLLRMMLQHKASDLFIADDFPPAMKINGRLTPVGNQKLNGVISKALAYSIMRPDQVEEFERDYECNFAINPEGIGRFRVNVFMQQEKVGMVLRVITSKIPDFDELKLPPILKDVVLAKRGLVLLVGGTGSGKSTTMAAMIDYRNQNTHGHIITIEDPIEYVHKSKNCLVTHREVGRDTKHWFAALKNTLRQAPDVILIGEIRDRDTMEYALSFAETGHLCMGTLHANSANQALERIVNFFPEERHPQIYMDLSLNMRGMVSQRLIPTPDGKGRVAAIEILLNSPLVADMIFKGDVGGVKTAMLKSEELGMQTFDSALFHLYEDGRISLEEALKNADSINELRLRVKLKSKDSTSVSHDELGHLSLVAEAEPEEDEGKAE, translated from the coding sequence ATGGCTCCAGAACAAGCCAGTAAAACAATCAATGATTTGCTGCGTATGATGTTGCAGCATAAAGCGTCTGATCTTTTTATTGCTGATGATTTTCCACCTGCGATGAAAATCAATGGCAGGTTAACACCGGTTGGAAATCAAAAATTAAATGGTGTGATTTCCAAGGCTTTGGCCTATTCAATCATGCGGCCCGATCAGGTTGAAGAATTTGAGCGGGATTACGAGTGCAATTTTGCTATTAACCCCGAAGGTATCGGTCGCTTTCGGGTTAATGTGTTTATGCAGCAAGAAAAAGTCGGCATGGTACTGCGGGTTATTACCAGCAAAATTCCCGATTTTGATGAGTTGAAATTACCGCCCATTTTAAAAGACGTGGTGCTGGCTAAGCGTGGCTTGGTGCTGCTAGTGGGCGGCACTGGCTCGGGTAAATCGACCACGATGGCGGCAATGATTGATTATCGTAATCAAAATACTCACGGCCATATCATTACCATTGAAGACCCGATTGAATATGTGCATAAAAGCAAAAATTGTTTAGTGACTCACCGTGAAGTAGGGCGAGATACCAAGCATTGGTTTGCAGCACTAAAAAACACCTTAAGGCAAGCGCCCGATGTGATTTTAATTGGCGAGATTCGCGATCGGGACACCATGGAATATGCTCTTTCTTTTGCCGAAACAGGGCACTTATGTATGGGCACCTTACATGCCAACAGCGCTAATCAGGCTTTGGAGCGAATTGTTAATTTCTTCCCTGAAGAGCGCCATCCGCAAATTTATATGGATTTATCATTGAATATGCGCGGCATGGTTTCTCAGCGTTTGATTCCAACGCCAGATGGAAAAGGGCGGGTTGCAGCGATTGAAATTTTGCTTAATTCACCTTTAGTGGCGGATATGATTTTTAAAGGTGATGTAGGCGGTGTGAAAACGGCCATGCTGAAGTCTGAAGAATTAGGCATGCAAACTTTTGATTCGGCGCTGTTTCATTTATACGAAGATGGCCGGATTAGCCTTGAAGAAGCGCTTAAAAATGCCGATTCGATTAATGAATTACGCTTGCGGGTTAAATTAAAAAGTAAAGACAGTACCAGCGTTTCTCATGATGAATTAGGGCATTTAAGCTTGGTGGCTGAAGCAGAGCCTGAAGAAGATGAGGGCAAGGCCGAGTAA